The segment TTGGAGGTTCTGGTCGAATTTCTTCTTGTTCCACAAAGACGTCGCAGGGTCGCGTTCTGTGCGCTCCTTGAGTGTGATAATGGTGTTGTGATGCTCGGAAATGTCGGTAAAGGAATAGACATAGTATTGAATGTTTTTCAGTTTACCCAAAATCGCGTGTATTTCAGTTTGGCAAATGACTTCTTTATTATCAGTCGTGTGTAAGGATAGGTGTCCTTGCCACATCCCGCGAATCGAAAGCTGCCTTTGAATCAGACTTTGTTTCGTTTGAGACTCAAAGAAATCGATGATGTTGCCACCATGCAATAAGCTTACATCGCTGTTTACCAAGTTACAAAAGCCAGTATTAACCCTCAGTATTCTCATATTCTTATCGGTGACCACCACTGCCATACTGTTCTCTATCGCATATTCAGCATAGGTTTGGTCGGCCTTAATGCGTCGAAACGCATCCATAAACATCGCAATTATAATTGAGAGAAGCCCCAGAAATAACCAAATAACCGTGGCTTCAATTTTGAGCTGTTTGGTTCTTTCTGAAAGTAGCCCTGAAATGGCAGACGGTGGATACATGGTCAGCATGGTTAAAGTATTCTGTGAACCAAATAAGGGACTACTAAAGCGCTGGAAAATATATAACCCTCTGTCTGTTAAGACGCTATTACCGGAACTTTGGCTCTGTTGAATGGCTCGCCAAACCTCTCCGTTTTTTAAGGATAAATTGTTATCTGAGCGAGACTGAATTAGATCACCAAACAATTTATTTTTGTCGCTGCTAATGATGTAGTAACCGTGATTATCGATGAAATCGACATTCAGGTTTTGGGTGTTGCTGGTGATTTGTTCGATGATGGTCATAACATCTAGATTGGCAACGAAGTACCCTTGTCTGACTGAGTTGGCAATAATTGGGTAAATGATTCTGTATCCGGGTTTGTAGGGAATGATGGGTTTATCGTTCTCAAATTCTAAGTCAATACCGAAATGCCCTTGCTCTCCATTCGCCAGTTTTTGGGCGTAAAGGAAATAGTCGCGATTGCTTTTGTTTTGTAGTCGGTCATTGGGTACCACATAGGGATGGGACATGTTGGGCATGTAATCAACCCGAATTACCTCGTAGCCTCGGTTATCGATAAAACGCAATTGGTAAAAAAGCGTTGAGTTGAAGGCTGCCAGATACCACTGGCTTTCAAGATAATGACGAAATTGAGGATTTCTGTTCACGGCAAAATCATTGAGCAGAGACGAATGGCTTAATTCATAAAAAGTCTGTTGAATTTGCGAGTGTGTACGCCGAGCCTTGGAGTCTACATACGAGAGGAACTGCAGCCCTTGTGCTTCTAAGTGAGCGATAAAAAACTGATGAGCTTTGTCTTTAAGATGAAAGTAATAGGCGAGCGGAACGAGTGACAACACAAGCCACAACACAATACCGGTTTTGATAGTGCTGGAAATTCGCTTCATAGTTATAGTTCTGGCTCAAAATCTACTTAAAAGGTAGTTGAGCCTAAGACGCTTTTCCATTGCGCTGGCGAATTGTTGGCGCTAAGGTGTAGCAAAATAAGGAGGAGCCGTGTTTCCGATTTTACTAATTCTATTTATTGCTGTGCCTATTATCGAGATTGGCTTGTTTATTCAAGTCGGCGGTATGTTGGGCTTGTGGCCGACGATTGCTTTGGTTTTGATTACCGCGTTTGTCGGGGCTTCCTTAGTCAGAAGTCAAGGTTTGCAAACGCTGCTTACTGTTCAACAACGCATGCAACGCGGTGAAATGCCAGCACAGCAAATTGTTGAAGGTGTGATGCTTGCGGTTGCGGGTGTTTTACTTCTCACCCCAGGCTTTATGACAGATGCGATGGGTATGTTGGTTCTATTACCAGCGCCGCGTGCGATGATTGCTAAATACCTAATGAGCAAAGTGGTGGTGTCAAATCTGTCAGGTGGTTTTCATTCCAGCCATTTTGAGCGTGATCCTCACCGTCCGCATGATTCCCATCAGGGACAGACCTTTGATGGTGAATTCGAGAAAAAAGACGATGATGATGATCAGAATTCAAATCATCGCCTTCACTGAGTATTGAATCCCCAATAAAAAAGCTCTGGTCTGTGCCAGAGCTTTTTTGATCTATCATTTTTTACCGCTATGAGCAGAGTACACAGAGATTACAACGCTCCTTCAAATCCCATTTGTCGCCACGCTTCAAACGCAATAATGGCAACAGCGTTAGACAGGTTCAGGCTGCGCGCATCTGGCATCATTGGAATACGGATGCGCTGTTCCATCGGTAAGCTCTCGATAACTTCGGCTGGAAGGCCGCGTGTTTCAGGACCGAAAAGCAGCACATCACCTTTTTGGAATTTGGCATCCACATGATGCCCTGTTGTTTTGGTAGTACAGGCGAAAATGCGGTAGTCGCCACGCTCAGCTAGGTAGTTCAGAAAGGCGTTATAGTCTTTATGGCGAGTCACTCGTGCTAAGTCGTGGTAATCCAGACCGGCGCGGCGTACTTTTTTTTCTTCTAAATCAAAGCCAAGCGGTTCGATTAAATGAAGGTTCGCACCACAGTTTGCGGATAAACGAATAATGTTTCCTGTGTTAGGGGCGATTTCTGGCTCGTACAGAGCAATATCAAACATAACGGTTAATTTCCTTACCAGGTTTGTGAAATCACAAGACCTAATCTTTTGTGGTGGGACTGTTAAATAAGGGGCGAGTATAAATCTCTCGCCCCATAAATCACAAGTTACAGTGAATCTTGATTAGATTGGCAAGGTGAACTGAACTTTTAAGCCATTGAGTGAGCTGCGGCTAGCTTCAATCACGCCACTGTGCTGGCGAATGGCACTTTCGGTGATGGCTAAACCTAAACCTGTGCCGCCACTGTGTCTGTCTCTCGCTGTTGAAACGCGATAAAACGGGCGAAAAATTTGCGACAACTCGTCGTCGGGTACGCCATCTCCGTCATCTTCTACCGATACTGTCAACTGATTATCAGTGGCAGAAAAGTGCACAACGATGTTGTCTTTACTGTAATAAATAGCATTACGAACGATGTTTTCTAAGGCACTCATTAATAGTTTTGGGTTACCAGAAATAGTGACATTAGGAATATCATCAAAATGCAGCTTTTTATTCATTTGCTCTGCTTCAAACTGAGCATCGCTAAGCAATTCTTCCCAGAGGCTACGCAGAGGTTGCTCTTCACTACTCAGGTGACTATTCGTCTGCATTCTCGACAGTTCGAGCAATTCACCAATCATCTGTTCTAAGCGCTGAGCTTCGGTGTCTATTCGCTCAAGTTCGCTACTGGTACCTTGTTTGCGGGTTGCCAGTGCGTTAGCCATACGTAAGCGGGTAAGTGGAGAACGCAGCTCGTGGGAGATATCAGACAGTAGTCTCTGCTGGCCAGAGATCATTAGGTTTACGGCTTCAACCATTTGGTTGAAGCTACGGCCAGCCTGACGAAACTCCATAGTACCTTTCTCAAGATCTGGGTCTGCTTCAAATTGTCCACGCGCCACGCGCTGAGCGGCTTGTGCCAGACGTTGTGCTGGCTTACTCAGTGCCCAGGCAAGCCATAACAGAAGCGGAGTACTGACTAACATAACGGCTAACAGCAGTTGTACTGGTTTATCAAACAACTGAAGTAACAAAGGTGGTGGTAGATCCCAGCGGAAACCGACATAGAGCAACAGGTTTCGTTTGGCTAAAACAACAGGCACAGGCCCAGCAATCATGTATCGACCATATAGGCGTTGCTGCGGCTTATCGATGGATTCAATACTGGTCGCAAAGTTTTGCAGTGCCTTGTATTTGAAATCTGGGCGCTCGCGAGCGGTTAACACGTTACCGTCTAAATCAGTGACAAAGAAACGTGGTCGCTCATCTCGGTCTTCATTATGCTTCATCGGCCCGAAACCACGGTTTCCATTTCCCTCAAGGAACATCAGAATACGCGTGAGATTGGTTTCGTCTCTAAAATGCTCTTCAAGCATCTCTTTCTGCACGATGATGCGTTGATGCATCTCTGGCGGTAAGTCGCGAGATTTTCGTGGATCTAAATGGGGAATGGCCAATACTGCCAGCAACACCAAAAACATGGTGAGCCAGAATATGGCAAAGATACGTCCATAGAGATTGTTGAATGTTGGTAAACGCATTAATCCTCCAACACCATTAGGTAACCTCTTCCTCGAAGTGTTTTGATTCTCGCTTTTCCATCTGCGCGTTCAGGCAGTTTTTTACGAAGGTTTGAAACATGCATGTCTATGGCGCGGTCAAAAGCGGCTAACCTTTTGCCCAGTACATCAAGACTCAGATCTTCTTTGGTGATGGTGTTGCCCGGGTTTTGAACAAAGTGGGTTAATAGGGCGAACTCTGTGGACGTGAGATCGAGCAGTTCACCTTGGCAGTAAGCTTCTTGCTTACCCGGAAAAACCTGAATATCTTGGCATTCAATCATGTCTGAATGTTTGTTTTGGTGTTGCTGAGTACGGCGCAGTACTGCACGAATTCTTGCCAATAATTCTCGATCACTAAACGGTTTTGGAAGATAGTCATCAGCCCCCAGTTCTAAACCTATCACGCGATCAATTTCTTCACCTTTGGCGGTGAGCATCAGCACGGGTGTCTGCCATTTTTCGCGTATTTTTTTCAGCGTTTCCATGCCGTTGAGCTTAGGCATCATGACATCGAGCAAAATTAAATCGACACTGTCATTGACCGCGTGTAGCCCTGCTTCTCCATCGTTAGCTTCGGATACGTCAAACCCTTCATAGCTTAAAACTTCTTTCAGCAAGCCGGTTAATTCTGTGTCGTCATCAATCAGTAGGATGTGTGCCATGGTTACCTCAAAACATTACGAACTGCCAATCCATTGTTTACTGCCAACAGTCGTTCAATATAAACCGTTCAATCAAAACGGTGGTTGCTGAATATAGTGTACTGTGAATTAAGCTTTGGGATCATAGCTAAACTCGCCCTTTACGATTATTTACGCTTCTTAAACACAGCTTTACATGCCAAGTCGTATTATAAATTTAAGCGCTGCACAGGCAGCCGATTCAAGTCCCAACGAGAAGGAAAAGATTATGAAACTGGCAAAAAGAATGATCCTTGCAGCTATTGTTCTACCAATTACTTTAGGCTCAGCCGCTGTATTTGCAGCTGGTGGCGGTAAAGGTCCGGGTCGCGATTTTGGTGGTGACTGTGGACGTGGTGGCATGATGAACCCAGAAATGTTTTCTCAATTGAATGTCACTCCTGAGCAGAAAGCAAAAATGGCAGAGCTTCGCCTAAAACAACGTGATGCGATGCATGCACAACGCAGTGGCAAACACTCTGAAATGCGCGCTTTGAAACAGCAAGAACGCGATTTGGTGATGTCATCAAACTTCGATGAAGCCGCAGCGAAAAAACTGGCAGAACAAATGGTTCAACTTCGCGCAGAGCAGCGTGTGGCTATGATGCAGCACCGCAACGAGATGATGAACGTGTTAACTGCAGATCAAAAAACAAAACTGGCATCAATTCAACAAGACCGTATGAACGAATGTGTGTTGTTTGGACAAGGTGGTCCTAACGGTCAAGGTGGAAAAGGTGGTCAAGGTCCACGCGGCCAAGGCATGATGCGTGGAGGCCCTCAAGGCCAATCCATGGCACCTATGATGCAATAAGTCACGTATTGAATGCGTGCAGTGATTCAAAGGCAGCTTAGGCTGCCTTTTCTTGTCTGGTTAAACCTGTGACTAATTTTATTCTCAAACAAGCATCCTGAGAGCTTTTAGGTATAATCAATGCATTGTTTGTTAAGGTAAGACGTTATGAAAAAGGAATACGCACGTTTAGTCACAATTGCTGCGTGGACAGCAACCTGTGTTGCTACCTTACTTTTGATCATTAAAGTTGCGGCTTGGTGGGTAACCGGGTCGGTCAGTTTACTGGCATCTCTCATCGACTCAATGTTGGATATCGCCGCTTCTGTGGTAAACCTTGTGGTGTTGCGCTATTCCCTTCAGCCGGCTGACAGAGAACATGCATTTGGTCATGGCAAGGCGGAATCGTTGGCTGCACTTGCTCAAGCTATGTTTATCTCCGGTTCTGCTTGTTTCCTCATTCTTAATGGTGTTGATCGCTTTTTCCGCCCGCATGAACTGCAAACTCCTGAGTACGGTATTTATGTCAGCTTATTGGCGATCATTGTGACCTTTGGTCTGGTGCTTTTTCAGCGTCATGTGGTTAAGAAGACAGGCAGTCAGGCAATTGCTGCGGATTCACTGCATTATCAGTCAGACTTATACATGAATGGCGCTATTATGATTGCATTAGGCCTAAGCTGGTTTGGTGTGACACAAGCAGATGCGGTGTTTGCAATTGGTATCGGCTGTTTTATCCTATTCAGTGCTTACAAAATGGTGCAAGAAGCCATTCAAACGTTACTCGATAGGCAACTTCCTGAAGAGGAAAGGGAACAGATACGTCAGATTTCTCTGTCTGTAGAAGGTGTTATGGGGGTTCATGATCTGCGAACTCGCATGTCAGGGCCAGTGAGATTTATTCAGCTACACTTAGAACTGGATGACAAGATGCCTTTGATTGAAGCGCATCGGATTGCAGACGTTGTCGATGACAAATTATGTAAGGCTTTTCCGGGGGCGGATGTCTTGATTCACCAAGATCCGTACTCGTTAATGTTTGGCCCTGAGAGGAAACAAAAACTTCAACCGTGGTAGCGACAAAGCTTGTCAGATCGACTATATTTTTTTGCGGTATGAATAAAATGCATGAATCTGATGTGAATCAACGATGGGATAGTGCAAAACTGTAATACTGTTTCTGGGTAAAAAGCTTTATAGCAGCGCATGCTAAGCAAGTTAGTTCTTCTAACATACAAACATAATTACAAGATTCTGCTGTTCGAATACAATTTCGGGCAGCGCCAAAAATAGCTATACAAATTTCAAAAAATTGAGGGTGATCATGATAAAAAAGATCGGTGTTTTGACTAGTGGTGGCGATGCTCCGGGTATGAACGCGGCAATTCGCGGTGTAGTACGTACAGCGTTAAGCGCAGGCATTGAAGTCTATGGTATCTATGACGGTTACCACGGTCTATATGAAGACCGCATTAAGAAACTTGACCGTTCAAGTGTTTCTGATGTAATCAACCGTGGTGGTACTTTCTTAGGTTCAGCTCGCTTCCCTGAGTTCAAAGAAGTCGCAGTACGTGAAAAAGCTATCGAAAACTTGAATAAGCACGGTATCGAAGCGCTCGTTGTTATCGGTGGTGATGGTTCGTACATGGGTGCTAAGAAACTGACTGAAATGGGTTACCCATGTATCGGTCTTCCGGGCACAATTGATAACGATATCGCAGGTACTGATTACACTATCGGTTACTTAACAGCACTTAATACTGTTATCGAATCTATTGACCGTCTACGTGATACTTCTTCATCTCACCAACGTATTTCTATCGTAGAAATCATGGGTCGTCATTGTGGTGATTTAACTCTGACATCTGCAATTGCGGGTGGTTGTGAGTACATCATTACTCCTGAAACAGGATTAGATATGGATAGCCTGATTTCAAACATTCAAGACGGCATCAAAAAAGGTAAGAAGCACGCAATCATTGCTCTTACTGAGTTGATGGTGGATGCAAATGTACTGGCGAAAGAGATCGAGAAAGCAACTAAGCGTGAAACTCGCGCAACAATTCTTGGTCACATCCAACGTGGTGGTAAACCAACAGCGTTTGACCGTGTATTGGCTTCTCGTATGGGTAACTACGCAGTTCACCTATTAATGGAAGGCCACGGTGGTCGTTGTGTTGGTATCCAAAAAGAAGAATTGGTTCACCATGACATCATCGATGCGATTGAAAACATGCGTCGTCCAGTTCGTACCGATCTTTACAAAGTGGCTGAAGAGTTATTCTAAGCAACGTTTGAAGACAAAGATTAAACACAAAAAGACCGCTAGTGCGGTCTTTTTTTATGCTTAATTCTTAGAGAATAATGTCGCGAATTTCTGCGTCTTTACGTTCTAAGTAGTGAATCGATTTGATACGACGAATAGTACGGCAACGACCACGAACCAACAGAGTTTCGGTTGTTGCAATATGGCCTTTACGCGAAATACCTTCTAGCAGATCACCTTTAGTGATACCTGTCGCTGAGAAGATAATATTGTCACTGCGCGCCATATCTTCCATCTTCAGAACCACGTTTGCTTCAACACCCATTTGTTTGCAGCGTTCAAGTTCGCTTGCGCCCCAAATACGGTTGTCTTCTGTGTCACCTTTCACTTGATGACGAGGAAGCAGACGTCCATGCATATCGCCGTCAAGAGCACGAATAACAGCAGCCGAAACCACACC is part of the Vibrio diazotrophicus genome and harbors:
- a CDS encoding sensor domain-containing diguanylate cyclase, which produces MKRISSTIKTGIVLWLVLSLVPLAYYFHLKDKAHQFFIAHLEAQGLQFLSYVDSKARRTHSQIQQTFYELSHSSLLNDFAVNRNPQFRHYLESQWYLAAFNSTLFYQLRFIDNRGYEVIRVDYMPNMSHPYVVPNDRLQNKSNRDYFLYAQKLANGEQGHFGIDLEFENDKPIIPYKPGYRIIYPIIANSVRQGYFVANLDVMTIIEQITSNTQNLNVDFIDNHGYYIISSDKNKLFGDLIQSRSDNNLSLKNGEVWRAIQQSQSSGNSVLTDRGLYIFQRFSSPLFGSQNTLTMLTMYPPSAISGLLSERTKQLKIEATVIWLFLGLLSIIIAMFMDAFRRIKADQTYAEYAIENSMAVVVTDKNMRILRVNTGFCNLVNSDVSLLHGGNIIDFFESQTKQSLIQRQLSIRGMWQGHLSLHTTDNKEVICQTEIHAILGKLKNIQYYVYSFTDISEHHNTIITLKERTERDPATSLWNKKKFDQNLQYQSRLKQRYANHPTCCLAVLDIDSFKQINDTFGHTVGDEVILYIANQLRMVLRDTDFIARIGGDEFAVLIQHTDLEKAKALMQRVATDISNWTLYDVTISVGLAEVTSDANQTFSNADQAMYRSKRKGKNCISIHGQETLHVLGSDSR
- a CDS encoding FxsA family protein, with protein sequence MFPILLILFIAVPIIEIGLFIQVGGMLGLWPTIALVLITAFVGASLVRSQGLQTLLTVQQRMQRGEMPAQQIVEGVMLAVAGVLLLTPGFMTDAMGMLVLLPAPRAMIAKYLMSKVVVSNLSGGFHSSHFERDPHRPHDSHQGQTFDGEFEKKDDDDDQNSNHRLH
- a CDS encoding tRNA (cytidine(34)-2'-O)-methyltransferase, encoding MFDIALYEPEIAPNTGNIIRLSANCGANLHLIEPLGFDLEEKKVRRAGLDYHDLARVTRHKDYNAFLNYLAERGDYRIFACTTKTTGHHVDAKFQKGDVLLFGPETRGLPAEVIESLPMEQRIRIPMMPDARSLNLSNAVAIIAFEAWRQMGFEGAL
- the cpxA gene encoding envelope stress sensor histidine kinase CpxA; its protein translation is MRLPTFNNLYGRIFAIFWLTMFLVLLAVLAIPHLDPRKSRDLPPEMHQRIIVQKEMLEEHFRDETNLTRILMFLEGNGNRGFGPMKHNEDRDERPRFFVTDLDGNVLTARERPDFKYKALQNFATSIESIDKPQQRLYGRYMIAGPVPVVLAKRNLLLYVGFRWDLPPPLLLQLFDKPVQLLLAVMLVSTPLLLWLAWALSKPAQRLAQAAQRVARGQFEADPDLEKGTMEFRQAGRSFNQMVEAVNLMISGQQRLLSDISHELRSPLTRLRMANALATRKQGTSSELERIDTEAQRLEQMIGELLELSRMQTNSHLSSEEQPLRSLWEELLSDAQFEAEQMNKKLHFDDIPNVTISGNPKLLMSALENIVRNAIYYSKDNIVVHFSATDNQLTVSVEDDGDGVPDDELSQIFRPFYRVSTARDRHSGGTGLGLAITESAIRQHSGVIEASRSSLNGLKVQFTLPI
- a CDS encoding response regulator → MAHILLIDDDTELTGLLKEVLSYEGFDVSEANDGEAGLHAVNDSVDLILLDVMMPKLNGMETLKKIREKWQTPVLMLTAKGEEIDRVIGLELGADDYLPKPFSDRELLARIRAVLRRTQQHQNKHSDMIECQDIQVFPGKQEAYCQGELLDLTSTEFALLTHFVQNPGNTITKEDLSLDVLGKRLAAFDRAIDMHVSNLRKKLPERADGKARIKTLRGRGYLMVLED
- a CDS encoding CpxP family protein, whose protein sequence is MKLAKRMILAAIVLPITLGSAAVFAAGGGKGPGRDFGGDCGRGGMMNPEMFSQLNVTPEQKAKMAELRLKQRDAMHAQRSGKHSEMRALKQQERDLVMSSNFDEAAAKKLAEQMVQLRAEQRVAMMQHRNEMMNVLTADQKTKLASIQQDRMNECVLFGQGGPNGQGGKGGQGPRGQGMMRGGPQGQSMAPMMQ
- the fieF gene encoding CDF family cation-efflux transporter FieF (FieF, a metal efflux transporter, is a member of the CDF (cation diffusion facilitator) family of transporters.), with product MKKEYARLVTIAAWTATCVATLLLIIKVAAWWVTGSVSLLASLIDSMLDIAASVVNLVVLRYSLQPADREHAFGHGKAESLAALAQAMFISGSACFLILNGVDRFFRPHELQTPEYGIYVSLLAIIVTFGLVLFQRHVVKKTGSQAIAADSLHYQSDLYMNGAIMIALGLSWFGVTQADAVFAIGIGCFILFSAYKMVQEAIQTLLDRQLPEEEREQIRQISLSVEGVMGVHDLRTRMSGPVRFIQLHLELDDKMPLIEAHRIADVVDDKLCKAFPGADVLIHQDPYSLMFGPERKQKLQPW
- the pfkA gene encoding 6-phosphofructokinase; its protein translation is MIKKIGVLTSGGDAPGMNAAIRGVVRTALSAGIEVYGIYDGYHGLYEDRIKKLDRSSVSDVINRGGTFLGSARFPEFKEVAVREKAIENLNKHGIEALVVIGGDGSYMGAKKLTEMGYPCIGLPGTIDNDIAGTDYTIGYLTALNTVIESIDRLRDTSSSHQRISIVEIMGRHCGDLTLTSAIAGGCEYIITPETGLDMDSLISNIQDGIKKGKKHAIIALTELMVDANVLAKEIEKATKRETRATILGHIQRGGKPTAFDRVLASRMGNYAVHLLMEGHGGRCVGIQKEELVHHDIIDAIENMRRPVRTDLYKVAEELF